TTTCAAGAAAATAgtcatatttgttttaaaaagaccTTCTAAAAAAACAGTATTTGAGAAAGAAgaatttagaataattttatatcttccAATTTTAGTAATGAAAATATTAGGTCAGTgtcaagatttttattttattttttgtatatgtGAGTGTCAAGATTAGAACGTAATTACAGGTTTTAGGATAAATTGGcataacagtaaaaaaaaaaaaaagagaggataaATTGGTATAAATGTGTATTAATCATTTCttctttatatctttttatctgTTTTCTAAATGAATGGGAGTTTAATAGAAGTGTttatacagtaaaaaaaaaaaaaagtttcttcaATTTTCTCTTCTATATATGCTTTCAGTCCTAAGAAAATAGCCGATATCGTTACAATAACCTTTCTTTATATCGTCTTTTAAGAATTTTCTATATaatatcttttgatttgtttaaatatttttaaaaatataacaaaatacaacttaatatttcttttttgtgtaTTGTACTTATTTTTCTCatgtattgtattttttttttttacttttcattggAAACAGCAAACTGATATTCTTGAACCATTTACTGCGTCGAGTTTGCCAAGTTCTCTTATATTGTGGAAGGAAGCAAATGCTAAAGGAAGTCTATTTCAAAGGTAAATAATCTGCATTCTGCATTATAGTATTATACATTTTAGTTATCTGAAGATCGATGCTTTGAAGGgacattttatgaataaaaaagtttCTATCGCTTCCTATTTTACAAAGTTGGTTTGAacttaaattgttattttactgCATATCTTTCATTTTAGAGGTCATGAACTCATGATGTTCATTTCAAAAAGATTTACGATATTTTTATACTAGATTTGAGATATTTGTGTACCTAAAGTCTTAACAATCCTTGCATTAAATTCATTGAtcccttaattttatttgtgagaacaagagatgatgatagttaacatttctttttcttttttttgtttctttaatagATTTCCTTCAGATTTGTTGACACAGCTGAAGACAGATTGTCTCGTCCTGCACAATCATCGTGTGAGTTTTGTATTGTCAATGACTTAGTATTACATAGTGTGACGCTTTtactgaatttaaaattttgactgGACTAATTGTTATCCATTACAATGAagcatttaatttataattattaataaagataattatttcctgcgtatacatattttttatttctaaattatccatcaacatatatatatatatatatatatatataattatttttattttttcataactaTTCAAAATGTAACTATTGtcatttttcctataaaaaactATTATCATTACttttttgaattgtttttttttttctgaaataaaGATAgagatacaaaatatttttctttcaactaACCTATAAAGTgagtttgttctttttcttatattaatcaTTCAGTTTATGACTTGCGAGTATGTGACTAATTAATAAATCCTGAAATGATGGATTACtcacttttttcattctttaacttcattttttttgtgacATTCTTTAACTTCATCTATTTGATATTGTTGATTGTTCTCTTAGCTACTCGATCTtgcttttactgaattttaattatatctatatatatatttaatttaaattcagtAGTTTAAATTTGATATGTTTTTTACATGACAGTATGCCATATCCCCACGCAAGCTTCAATATAACACCAAGTTATCTGACTTTTTTGAGATTCTGGCAACATCTGAGGATAGAGATGGAAAGGTATTAAATTAATGTTGTCCTCTCTTCGTAATTAAACAACATGTTTGCATAATATTTTAACTTGTATTTACCTTTTGGTTAAGATATCTAACATTATCATTGCTATTTTAGACTTTCGTTTCCACAGCACGTGGTAGGAAATATCCCGTGACTGTCAACCTATGGCAACCAGAGgtaattaattcataaaattgcTTTAAATGGCAAACaccatttttaattagttaattctcaatttcttattttaattatattgcaCCTTTTACAAATAATGTTACAGAAAAATGCTTTTGAATGGGCTACATCTTTGAAAGCCCCTCACACAGAGGATGCAATTCGGGTTACTCAGTCCACAGCAAACTTTTTCATAAGGTTAGGCCTCAAACATTAATATTTCCATCCATTTTAATCTTCTCATATTATAAATGGTCATTTTAGAGGGACGAAAGTTGTAATTATGGGCTTATGGCTTAACATTTTCACCTTGATGAATTTGGGTACAGTGAAGCTAGGAAATCCACAAACACACCTGATGCTCAAAAAGTGCGAGATAATCTCATCTACAATTACAAACCTACTTTTGGTGGAACGGCTGGGTAAGCCCCAAATGTCTTTGTGacaatgttattaattaattaccttGCACATAAAGTTTCTAACATGGTTTTTTGCAACTTGCAGGAAAGGATATGATCAAGTGTATCTCTTTGAATAATTCTATCTGTAGGAGGTGTCcttgaatttgattttatgcACAATAAATTATGAACTGGGGATGTAgtttgaagaaataaaaatttgtgCACAGTGATGTTTGTAAGATGCTTAATTTCAGGGCAATGCTCTGCTTATCAATGTGTTATATCTTGTTATTGCCCCAACCTTGGTATATTCTTCATTTTGCTATAATTCTATTAATTGCACGGATAATGGCCGTGATACATGTAAAACGCACTCAAGAGAAAGTGCATTACATCGTACTAGTACTAGtaataatatagaaataaagtttcaagtatcaatttaattatagagaaacaaagagaaaaCAAGTTTCTATTATTAGATATCCAAGAATCTGAagctatataaatataaataatcaaaaataaaaaatttaagtaattGTATACCAAACTAAAGATAACAACCAAAAGAATTCACACATAACTGGTACAAGTGAATGTGAATCAATTATGGACTAGTTTAGAACTTAGATTTTATTTGCacttaattatttgatttctaatttaaaatttaaatttaatattttatgttttaaaattaattaaaatggacttcaagaataattattattttcaattagaaaaaaacaataaagataaaaagaacaataattttataaaataattattaaattatcattaattcatttataaattttgttatttattattaacattataaaaatgtaataaatatgaaaaataattaatattatatcatgGATATCAAACTCTTGAGTTAATTCGTTCACTTATCTTCTGTAAGTCGACTCTtgagtaaattctttttttagtagacttttggtaaattttataaattctaaGTAAATTCGGTAGAATTTGGAGTTTACTATCGAgtcaataagttaaaaaaataagacaaaaatataaattattttgggttattttttgtttgtttagtgTTAAACATAACTTTATTTGGtgtgttatttttaaatacaaaaattttcacttttaataacattaaactcttgttctctaataacatcaaatcctCCATAAAAATCATCTACcattattataacatttaaaagttattatccAGTAGTGATGCATTAatagacttggttatttaagtattgtgaaatttatgattaaccattttattttattatatttttaaattttttaattgatatgttatttatagatattttattattatttttatatgaaatgaaTTCTTACACGTTTACGAGTCAAATCTTTCACAAATTTATGTAAACTTTTGAGTTTgataacattatattatattaaaaagttaaagtaataattttttctcttataattataataatattaattttttttaattggaacACAGAATGATGGCAGGGATTGTTTTGATTGTAAAAAATGGAAATGAAAACGTGACGTGAAAGAATGATTGATTCCCGAGCGAAGGTGGATCTCACTCCCACCCGTTATAAAATGACATAACTTCATTTCCTCATAGTCATTGACTTCTCCAACATGTCAAGCGACGCCGTTTGGGTCCTCTTCCACCTCGCCTTCTTCTCCCAATGCCTTCCCTCCGCCTGGGCCCACTCGGCGATCCTCCTCCCGGGTCAACTCGCCCGTGACTCATCGCAGAGCTGCCCCGCCCCTGACCCCAACCTCTACTACAAGCCAGTCATCGGAATCGTCAGCCATCCCGGCGACGGCGCCTCCGGCCGCCTCAGCAACGCCACCGGCGCCTCCTACATCGCCGCCTCCTATGTCAAATTCGTTGAGGCCGCCGGCGCCCGTGTCGTTCCCCTCATCTATACCGAGCCTCCGGAGAAGCTTCTCAAGGTAaaatgtttcaactttcaaccaTCACTCCCTCACTCTTAATGTTACTACTTTTAAACCtaactacataattaaatagataatcaACTAGTATTTTTGTTGCCACTAGATGCAAACGAGTCGAGTCCAGCCCAACACTTAAATAGTTCTGGTTtggtttctaaaaaaaatgggATGCTCAATTGCTGATGCTTAACTGTTTAGTTAAACCTGTAAGCTTTAAGCTtgacttgttaaaaaaaaaaaataaagcttgAACTTGACTTATGTAGCTAATTCTTAACTTCattatttttgccttttttatgaaaattttatcaaCTTAGTATTTAATGAACATTTTAATGATGACATACAAATAGTGTGATTTGAAGTTTtctatgatatata
The nucleotide sequence above comes from Glycine soja cultivar W05 chromosome 11, ASM419377v2, whole genome shotgun sequence. Encoded proteins:
- the LOC114376495 gene encoding gamma-glutamyl hydrolase, which codes for MPNDSVLSLFFFVTLFTCLLSATSHDDHIFLPSQLHDDDSVSCTATDPNLNYKPVIGILTHPGDGASGRLSNATGVSYIAASYVKFVESGGARVIPLIYNESPENLNKKLDLVNGVLFTGGWAVSGPYLDTLGNIFKKALEKNDAGDHFPVIAFNLGGNLVIRIVSEQTDILEPFTASSLPSSLILWKEANAKGSLFQRFPSDLLTQLKTDCLVLHNHRYAISPRKLQYNTKLSDFFEILATSEDRDGKTFVSTARGRKYPVTVNLWQPEKNAFEWATSLKAPHTEDAIRVTQSTANFFISEARKSTNTPDAQKVRDNLIYNYKPTFGGTAGKGYDQVYLFE